In the Flavobacterium acetivorans genome, one interval contains:
- a CDS encoding RagB/SusD family nutrient uptake outer membrane protein — protein MKKIIKNTKIKSSLVVLFAAALSFSCSDFLDTPPKDIFTDANFWTSENNVKTYSWLNYDTFFAYGNNSGTTADFYFQTSSNFDDNLCWRDFTTFNTTANATNASWNEYYTLIRRCNLMLERVPKVPMDETKKNHYLGVAKFFRAFTHFRLAQQFGDVPYTDMYLTQNDPNVYKPALARGEVIDNVIKDLEEAIALLLPVDDQNVTVNKYTAYALLSRVCLYEGTNRKYNLAQSGNEYLQKAKTASLAVMSNSAYKLNADWKSLYNSVELLGNTETILAKRYIRGVLSNSIQAYTNTSTVQSGLSKFAAESYVTTNGLPIKQVGGNSQYLGDDNISNVFANRDPRFAKAFSNVDYAYSDKPLNGLTSITGYVFQLYNNPSTSGTEVTTIGQNHIDTPIFTLSEVYLNYAEACAELGTATNADLDLSINKVRTRAGIANLTTDGTNASANGVQINDPQRTSALEQISGVVSPLIWEIRRERRMEFMSWTTLRKADILRWKKGDYLDGTKNPDALLGARIPALIGTNSKTKVDANGYVIPYTVTRTFISPKHYLTAIPTNDINLYLAEGVELKQNPGWN, from the coding sequence ATGAAAAAAATAATAAAAAACACTAAGATAAAGTCATCGCTAGTTGTTCTTTTTGCGGCCGCGCTGTCTTTTAGTTGTTCCGATTTTTTGGACACACCTCCTAAAGATATATTTACAGATGCTAATTTTTGGACATCCGAAAATAATGTAAAAACATATTCGTGGTTAAATTATGATACCTTTTTTGCGTATGGAAATAACTCAGGAACAACTGCCGATTTCTATTTTCAAACTTCATCAAATTTTGACGACAATTTGTGTTGGAGAGATTTCACAACTTTTAACACAACCGCTAATGCCACAAATGCAAGTTGGAATGAATATTATACATTAATTCGCCGTTGTAATTTAATGTTGGAAAGAGTTCCTAAAGTTCCGATGGATGAGACCAAGAAAAACCATTATTTGGGTGTTGCCAAGTTTTTCAGAGCTTTTACCCATTTCCGTTTGGCTCAACAATTTGGGGATGTTCCATATACAGATATGTATTTAACGCAAAACGATCCTAATGTTTATAAGCCAGCTCTAGCAAGAGGTGAAGTTATAGACAATGTGATCAAAGATCTTGAAGAGGCAATTGCTTTGCTTTTACCGGTTGATGATCAAAACGTAACCGTAAATAAATATACTGCTTATGCCTTATTGAGTAGAGTATGTCTTTACGAAGGGACAAATAGAAAATACAATCTTGCACAAAGCGGCAACGAATATCTTCAAAAAGCAAAAACAGCTTCATTGGCAGTTATGAGTAATTCTGCTTATAAATTGAATGCAGATTGGAAATCACTTTACAATTCTGTTGAATTATTAGGAAATACCGAGACAATATTAGCAAAAAGATATATCAGAGGTGTTTTATCTAACTCAATTCAAGCTTACACAAACACTTCAACCGTACAAAGTGGATTATCAAAATTTGCAGCCGAGAGTTATGTTACAACTAACGGATTACCAATTAAACAAGTTGGCGGAAACAGCCAATACCTAGGAGATGATAATATTTCAAATGTTTTTGCAAATAGAGATCCTCGTTTTGCAAAAGCTTTCAGCAATGTTGACTATGCTTATTCTGACAAACCCCTTAATGGATTGACTTCTATAACAGGATATGTTTTTCAATTGTACAATAACCCTAGTACATCAGGCACAGAGGTAACAACAATAGGACAAAATCATATAGATACTCCTATATTTACACTTAGTGAAGTGTATTTGAATTATGCCGAAGCTTGTGCTGAACTTGGTACCGCTACAAATGCAGACCTTGATTTATCAATCAATAAAGTACGTACTCGTGCGGGAATTGCAAATCTAACGACTGATGGTACAAATGCTTCTGCAAATGGAGTACAAATTAATGATCCACAACGAACATCTGCTTTAGAACAAATTTCTGGTGTTGTAAGTCCACTAATTTGGGAAATCCGTCGTGAACGCAGAATGGAATTTATGAGCTGGACAACTCTTAGAAAAGCCGATATTTTACGTTGGAAAAAAGGAGATTATCTTGATGGTACTAAAAACCCAGATGCTTTATTAGGAGCAAGAATTCCTGCATTAATTGGAACTAATTCAAAAACAAAAGTAGATGCAAATGGTTACGTAATACCTTATACTGTTACGAGAACCTTTATCTCACCAAAACATTATTTGACAGCTATTCCTACAAATGACATCAATTTGTATTTAGCCGAAGGTGTCGAATTAAAACAAAACCCAGGTTGGAATTAA
- a CDS encoding exo-beta-N-acetylmuramidase NamZ family protein produces MMQFIKKSALLAFSIFSIATYSNTFQAIAKNNTPENNTTAIKTGADNYEKYLPLLKNKKIGIVTNQTGILSDNTHLVDFLLDKKITIQTIFAPEHGFRGTADAGEHVVDGKDPKTGLSIISLYGDNKKPKPTQLEGIDIMLFDLQDVGARFYTYISSLHYVMEACAENGIPLVILDRPNPNGSIIDGPLLEKEFTSFVGMHPIPVLHGMTIGEYAKMINGEKWLKNAVQCTLTVIPCVDYNRKMEYSLPVKPSPNLPNDQSINLYASLCFFEGTNVSMGRGTEKQFQIYGSPFLAKENFNYRFTPKPNFGAKDPTYNGKECIGEDLTTYPKLKRLELKWLIKAYQNTSDKTKFFNPFFTKLAGTKKLQQQIESGTSENKIRKSWQKDLTSFKKMRVKYLIY; encoded by the coding sequence ATGATGCAATTCATAAAAAAAAGTGCCCTTCTTGCATTTTCTATATTTTCAATCGCTACTTATTCTAATACATTTCAGGCAATTGCAAAAAATAATACGCCAGAAAATAATACCACAGCAATTAAGACCGGTGCCGATAATTATGAAAAATACCTGCCTTTGTTAAAAAATAAAAAAATAGGAATCGTTACCAATCAAACAGGGATTTTGTCTGACAATACACATTTGGTCGATTTCTTATTGGATAAAAAAATTACTATTCAAACTATTTTTGCTCCTGAACACGGTTTTAGAGGAACTGCAGATGCAGGCGAACATGTAGTTGATGGAAAAGATCCCAAAACCGGACTTTCAATCATTTCGCTTTATGGAGACAATAAAAAACCAAAACCAACACAATTAGAAGGAATTGACATCATGTTATTTGATTTGCAAGATGTTGGAGCCCGTTTTTACACCTATATTTCCTCTTTGCATTATGTCATGGAAGCTTGTGCCGAAAATGGAATTCCGCTTGTAATTCTTGACAGGCCAAATCCAAATGGAAGTATTATTGATGGTCCTCTTTTGGAAAAAGAATTTACCAGTTTTGTAGGAATGCACCCTATTCCGGTGCTTCACGGAATGACAATTGGAGAATATGCTAAAATGATTAATGGAGAAAAATGGCTCAAAAATGCAGTACAATGCACGCTGACCGTTATTCCTTGTGTTGACTATAATCGAAAAATGGAATACAGTTTACCTGTAAAACCGTCTCCAAATTTACCCAACGATCAATCCATCAATTTGTACGCGAGTTTGTGCTTTTTTGAAGGTACCAATGTAAGTATGGGGCGCGGTACTGAAAAGCAGTTCCAAATTTATGGTTCCCCTTTTCTAGCTAAAGAAAACTTCAATTACCGTTTTACTCCAAAACCAAATTTTGGTGCAAAAGATCCAACTTATAATGGCAAAGAATGTATTGGTGAAGATTTAACAACTTACCCAAAACTAAAGCGATTAGAACTAAAATGGCTAATTAAAGCCTATCAAAACACCAGCGACAAAACTAAATTCTTCAATCCTTTTTTCACAAAACTGGCTGGAACAAAAAAATTACAGCAACAAATTGAAAGTGGAACTTCGGAAAATAAAATAAGAAAAAGTTGGCAGAAAGATTTGACTTCTTTCAAAAAAATGAGAGTGAAATATCTAATCTACTAA
- the murQ gene encoding N-acetylmuramic acid 6-phosphate etherase, which yields MAKFNPDTEQESLYSNLDKMSTTELLSNINNEDKKVADVIEKQIPHIEKLVDIIVSKMKLGGRLFYIGAGTSGRIGILDASECPPTFGVPDNWIIGIIAGGDSAIRKAVENAEDDIDQAWRDLSAYEISPLDVVIGIAASGNTPYVIGGLKKARENNIVTGSISCNSESLISKEADYPIELIVGPEFLTGSTRMKAGTSQKLVLNMISTSVMIKLGRIYGNKMIDMQLSNKKLVQRGVEMIVEELHIDEKLAFDLLKKHKSVRAVLLAENKNLEI from the coding sequence ATGGCAAAATTCAATCCCGATACAGAACAAGAGTCTCTATATTCGAACTTAGATAAAATGAGTACTACTGAGTTACTGTCTAATATAAATAATGAGGATAAAAAAGTAGCAGATGTAATTGAAAAACAAATTCCCCATATTGAAAAACTAGTAGATATCATTGTTTCTAAAATGAAATTGGGCGGAAGATTATTTTATATCGGAGCGGGTACATCCGGGAGAATCGGTATTCTTGATGCTTCTGAATGTCCTCCTACTTTTGGAGTTCCGGATAATTGGATTATTGGCATCATAGCAGGTGGCGACTCAGCCATCAGAAAAGCAGTAGAAAATGCCGAGGATGATATTGATCAAGCTTGGAGAGATTTATCCGCCTATGAAATTTCGCCTTTAGATGTGGTTATAGGAATTGCAGCTTCGGGAAATACGCCTTATGTTATTGGCGGCTTAAAAAAAGCCCGAGAAAACAATATCGTTACCGGAAGCATTTCCTGCAATAGCGAAAGCCTGATTTCAAAAGAAGCCGATTATCCTATCGAATTGATTGTTGGCCCGGAATTCCTTACCGGAAGTACCAGAATGAAAGCAGGAACATCTCAAAAATTAGTCTTAAACATGATTTCAACATCGGTTATGATAAAACTGGGACGCATTTATGGAAACAAAATGATTGACATGCAGTTATCCAATAAAAAATTAGTTCAAAGAGGTGTCGAAATGATTGTAGAAGAACTCCATATTGATGAAAAATTGGCTTTTGATTTATTGAAAAAACACAAAAGTGTTAGAGCTGTTCTACTGGCCGAAAATAAAAATCTAGAAATTTAA
- a CDS encoding sodium:solute symporter, whose product MTPSAILILIIVYFGTLFYISHRVSRKDDGNEAFFTANKNSKWYLVAFGMIGTALSGVTFISVPGEVGAASGEQFKYFQFVLGNAIGFIIITKLLLPLYYRMNLTSIYGYIEQRMGIFSYKTAASIFLISRTVSSAFRLYLVVIVLQRFVFDYYNIPFAITVLISLLLIFSYTYRGGLKTIIITDTLQTFFLVTSVFLTIYFICDSMDLSAIGAFEEVKNSNYSKIFFFDDFLGSKFHFVKQILGGMFVTIAMTGLDQDLMQKNLSCKNIGEAQKNMFTFTGIFVLINIFFLSVGALLYIYANKNGIAIPVDSITGKPRTDLLFPEIALNHLSIIPAIIFLLGIIAATFATTDSALTALTTSFCVDFLGMDKAENNKKNSVRLRHFVHLAFSALIFFVILIFNSINDSSVVGMIFKVASYTYGPLLGLYAFGLFQKSRNVNDKLVPFLCLLSPFLTYLINENSKILFSGYVFDNELIVLNGLITYLGLYLTSSRSSEKISF is encoded by the coding sequence ATGACACCAAGTGCAATCCTAATCCTTATTATCGTTTATTTCGGAACATTGTTCTATATCTCGCATAGAGTCAGCCGAAAAGATGACGGAAACGAAGCTTTTTTTACAGCCAATAAGAATTCTAAATGGTATTTAGTTGCCTTTGGGATGATAGGAACCGCTCTTTCTGGGGTAACTTTTATATCGGTTCCGGGCGAAGTAGGCGCCGCAAGTGGCGAACAATTTAAATATTTCCAGTTTGTATTGGGTAATGCCATCGGTTTTATCATAATTACAAAATTATTATTACCGCTGTATTACAGAATGAATTTAACCTCTATTTATGGATATATCGAGCAGCGAATGGGGATCTTTAGCTATAAAACGGCGGCTTCTATTTTCCTGATCAGCAGGACTGTGAGCTCTGCATTCCGACTCTATTTAGTGGTTATTGTATTACAGCGTTTTGTTTTTGATTATTACAACATTCCGTTTGCAATCACTGTATTAATCTCCTTGCTTCTCATTTTTTCTTATACCTACAGAGGCGGACTCAAAACAATTATTATAACGGATACTTTACAGACATTTTTCTTGGTTACTTCGGTTTTCCTGACGATCTATTTTATTTGCGACAGTATGGATTTAAGTGCTATTGGCGCATTTGAAGAAGTAAAAAACAGCAATTATTCAAAAATATTTTTCTTTGATGATTTTCTGGGAAGCAAATTTCATTTTGTAAAACAAATATTAGGAGGAATGTTTGTGACCATTGCAATGACGGGGCTCGACCAAGATTTGATGCAAAAAAACCTGAGCTGTAAAAACATTGGCGAAGCACAAAAAAACATGTTTACCTTTACGGGAATCTTCGTGCTTATCAATATTTTTTTCTTGAGCGTAGGAGCACTTCTTTATATTTATGCCAACAAAAACGGTATCGCAATCCCGGTTGATTCAATTACAGGCAAGCCAAGAACCGATTTACTTTTTCCTGAAATTGCATTAAATCATCTATCTATAATTCCGGCAATTATATTCTTATTGGGAATTATTGCAGCAACTTTTGCCACCACAGATTCAGCATTAACGGCATTAACAACTTCTTTCTGTGTGGATTTTTTAGGTATGGACAAAGCCGAGAACAATAAGAAAAACTCAGTGCGCCTAAGACATTTTGTTCATCTCGCTTTTTCGGCCTTAATCTTCTTTGTAATACTTATTTTTAATTCCATCAATGATAGCTCTGTAGTTGGGATGATATTCAAGGTTGCCTCTTATACTTACGGTCCTTTATTAGGATTGTATGCCTTTGGTTTATTCCAAAAATCAAGAAACGTAAATGATAAACTGGTTCCATTCCTATGCCTATTATCTCCTTTTTTGACCTATCTTATAAATGAAAACTCAAAAATATTGTTTTCAGGATATGTCTTTGACAATGAATTAATAGTACTCAACGGACTGATAACTTATTTGGGATTGTACCTAACAAGTTCCCGCAGCAGTGAAAAAATAAGTTTTTAA
- a CDS encoding SusC/RagA family TonB-linked outer membrane protein — MKKSFLISFLFLLVQTTFAQTKTITGTVKNKADGIPIPGATVLIKGTTTSTTTDFDGKFAISAASSDVLSFSFIGFETREVKIVAQQTINIELSESTLKLDEVVVVGFASQKKANLTGAVAKVDVEKALGSKPITDLSKGLQGTTPGLNISFNSGNIGKTSDINIRGAGTIINGTVTGSPLVLVDGVPSDMSLINPEDVASMSVLKDAASASIYGARAAFGVILITTKNGKGAKGKVRFSYSNNYGWSNPISLVGFNDPTVELPAMIEAQARAGNANPESFGMNYKTLLPGIINWKEKYASSRSSSDKNMILGEDFEVIGGREYFYRVWDPHQEMLKKNSIQSYHNFSAQGSLGDKSSFIVSLGVSNQEGVMNINTENNERLNLNMGMSTQLTDWLSGDFKILSSFQEYTSPFNYYNSGLDTAGNGYFGYYMRWGSYFPYGTYNGTSFRHAAGYMTNSSSNKRLTNDTRINAKLTAQITKDFNIIGEYSVNNNFFSNKMNGGQIPLWDWWTNASDLVSGKPTMMQSGDDFVAQSKSSYTTNVANIYANYSKTINSIHNIKALGGLNTEWQSFERTYARRNTLLDKNKPEFNMAIGDQFTSPLTSNSTLNPGLSQYAIAGFFARANYDYNGIYLLELNARYDGSSKFPTNEQWGFFPSASVGYRISNEKFMESTRDWLNDLKIRGSIGSIGNQNIANNAFLPIMSSSNPWWLGSGSSIPPSVSQPNNVDPNLTWEKVTTQDIGLDLRVFDMVGLTFDYYQRDTKGMLSPGKSLPGSFGQAAANTNSGNLRTRGWELGINFNKDINKDISVYADLTLSDYSTVVTEWNNTTKLLGSFYSGQKIGEIWGLTTDRLIQSSDIVDASGLIINGIDNKDVRTGTFKFGAGDVMYRDLNGDGKISRGKGTANDSGDLSVIGNTTPRYQYGIRLGGKLYGFDIDAFFQGVGERQYWASSDLVLPFYNRTDAMYAHMNDYWTSENTDAYYPNPYPNHATNAFGAYAPGSNNFVAQSRYLLNMSYLRLKSVTVGYTLPKSLSQKIGVDKIRPYVSGLNLLTFKNSKLPVDPEINDTEAAWGRTFPYSKTWSVGIQVAF; from the coding sequence ATGAAGAAATCATTCCTTATTTCATTCTTGTTTTTGTTGGTCCAAACTACCTTTGCGCAAACAAAAACAATTACTGGAACTGTAAAAAATAAAGCTGACGGTATTCCTATCCCGGGAGCTACAGTTCTTATTAAAGGTACTACGACTAGTACCACTACCGATTTTGACGGGAAATTCGCAATTAGTGCAGCATCTTCAGATGTTCTTAGCTTTAGTTTTATTGGTTTTGAGACTAGAGAAGTAAAAATTGTAGCACAGCAAACAATTAATATTGAACTTTCGGAAAGCACTTTAAAACTGGACGAAGTAGTTGTTGTAGGATTTGCTTCTCAGAAAAAAGCAAACCTAACTGGTGCCGTAGCAAAAGTTGACGTAGAAAAAGCACTTGGAAGCAAACCAATAACGGATTTAAGCAAAGGACTTCAGGGTACTACTCCGGGATTGAACATCTCTTTTAATTCTGGAAACATTGGTAAAACATCCGATATAAATATACGTGGAGCAGGAACTATTATCAATGGTACCGTTACTGGTTCTCCTTTAGTATTGGTTGACGGAGTTCCATCAGATATGTCTCTTATTAATCCTGAAGATGTTGCTTCTATGTCGGTTCTTAAAGATGCTGCTTCAGCTTCTATTTATGGTGCTCGTGCAGCTTTTGGTGTAATATTAATTACGACTAAAAACGGTAAAGGTGCAAAAGGAAAAGTTAGATTTTCTTATAGCAACAATTATGGTTGGAGTAATCCTATTTCATTAGTAGGTTTTAATGATCCTACAGTTGAACTTCCTGCTATGATTGAGGCGCAGGCTCGTGCAGGAAATGCAAATCCAGAGTCTTTTGGTATGAATTACAAAACATTACTTCCAGGTATAATAAATTGGAAAGAAAAATATGCTTCATCTCGCAGTAGCAGCGATAAAAATATGATCTTAGGAGAAGATTTTGAAGTTATTGGAGGAAGAGAATATTTCTATAGAGTTTGGGATCCACATCAAGAAATGTTAAAGAAAAACTCGATCCAATCGTATCATAATTTTTCGGCACAAGGTTCTTTAGGTGATAAAAGTTCGTTTATAGTTTCCTTGGGGGTTTCTAACCAAGAAGGGGTTATGAATATTAATACGGAAAACAATGAAAGATTGAATTTGAATATGGGTATGAGCACTCAATTGACAGATTGGCTTTCAGGTGATTTCAAAATATTATCTTCTTTCCAAGAATATACATCTCCTTTTAACTACTATAACAGTGGACTAGATACTGCAGGAAACGGGTATTTTGGATACTATATGCGTTGGGGTTCTTATTTCCCTTATGGAACTTATAACGGAACATCTTTCCGCCATGCAGCAGGTTATATGACTAATTCATCTTCAAATAAAAGATTGACAAACGACACGCGTATCAATGCAAAATTGACAGCACAAATCACTAAAGATTTTAACATAATTGGTGAATATAGTGTCAACAATAATTTCTTTAGCAATAAAATGAATGGTGGACAAATTCCATTGTGGGATTGGTGGACAAATGCATCTGATTTAGTTTCCGGAAAACCTACAATGATGCAATCAGGTGATGATTTTGTAGCTCAATCTAAATCATCATACACAACAAACGTTGCTAATATATATGCTAATTACTCCAAAACAATCAATAGCATTCATAATATCAAAGCTTTAGGTGGTTTGAATACGGAATGGCAATCATTTGAGAGAACCTATGCCCGTAGAAACACACTTTTGGATAAAAACAAACCAGAATTCAACATGGCGATAGGCGATCAATTTACATCTCCTCTTACTTCAAATTCTACACTTAATCCTGGTTTATCTCAATATGCAATAGCTGGTTTCTTCGCTCGAGCAAATTATGATTACAACGGAATCTATTTATTGGAATTGAATGCGCGTTACGATGGATCTTCAAAATTCCCAACAAACGAACAATGGGGTTTTTTCCCATCAGCTTCTGTTGGATATAGAATTTCTAACGAAAAATTCATGGAAAGTACTCGTGACTGGTTGAATGATTTAAAAATACGTGGATCTATTGGATCTATAGGGAATCAAAATATTGCAAATAATGCCTTTTTACCTATTATGTCAAGCTCTAATCCATGGTGGTTAGGAAGCGGTTCTTCAATTCCTCCGTCAGTATCACAACCAAACAATGTTGATCCAAATTTAACATGGGAAAAAGTAACTACTCAAGATATTGGTTTGGATTTAAGAGTTTTCGACATGGTTGGATTAACATTTGATTATTACCAACGTGATACTAAGGGAATGTTATCTCCTGGTAAATCTCTTCCGGGTTCATTTGGCCAAGCTGCCGCAAATACAAACTCAGGAAATCTTAGAACAAGAGGTTGGGAATTAGGAATTAATTTCAATAAAGACATCAACAAAGACATTTCTGTTTATGCTGATTTGACTCTTTCAGACTATTCAACAGTTGTAACAGAATGGAATAATACCACTAAATTATTAGGTTCTTTTTATTCAGGTCAAAAAATTGGTGAAATCTGGGGATTAACAACCGATAGATTAATACAATCATCTGATATTGTTGATGCTTCAGGATTAATCATTAATGGGATCGATAATAAAGATGTTCGTACAGGAACTTTCAAATTTGGAGCTGGAGATGTTATGTATAGAGATTTAAATGGAGACGGAAAAATTTCAAGAGGAAAAGGAACTGCTAATGATTCAGGAGATTTAAGTGTTATAGGTAATACAACTCCTCGTTATCAATACGGTATTCGTCTTGGAGGAAAACTTTATGGATTTGATATCGATGCCTTCTTCCAAGGAGTTGGAGAGCGTCAGTACTGGGCTTCTTCTGATTTAGTATTGCCTTTCTATAACAGGACTGATGCCATGTATGCTCACATGAATGACTATTGGACATCTGAAAACACAGATGCTTATTATCCAAACCCTTATCCAAATCATGCAACAAATGCTTTTGGAGCCTATGCACCAGGATCAAACAACTTTGTGGCACAATCTCGATATTTACTTAACATGTCTTACCTAAGATTAAAGAGTGTAACTGTAGGTTATACCCTTCCTAAAAGCCTTTCTCAAAAAATAGGAGTAGATAAAATCAGACCGTATGTATCAGGATTAAACTTATTAACGTTTAAAAACAGTAAACTACCTGTTGACCCAGAAATTAATGATACTGAAGCAGCATGGGGTAGAACTTTCCCATATTCTAAAACATGGTCTGTGGGTATTCAAGTTGCATTTTAA
- a CDS encoding DeoR/GlpR family DNA-binding transcription regulator produces MLKAERHKYIMTKLIEDEKVVTADLALALDLSEDTIRRDLNELDRKKLLEKVYGGAIQIAEKAVDVFDIVISTEEEKKKIVSKALSLLADGQVIIMSGGSTNLVFAKLIPSDLKATIYTYSLRIAMQLSQHPNIDLIFIGGKMQKNAMVTIGMDVIQVLSKIKADICFIGASSINIKQGLTEIGYEVSIVKKAMIESSDKVVSMFASNKLNTKMPHVVCELNQLDTIVTELEPEDVRLEEYRKAGVFIL; encoded by the coding sequence ATGCTAAAAGCTGAAAGACATAAGTATATCATGACTAAACTTATTGAAGATGAAAAAGTTGTTACAGCGGATTTGGCTTTGGCTTTAGATTTGTCAGAAGATACAATAAGAAGAGATCTGAATGAGTTAGATCGCAAGAAGCTTCTTGAAAAAGTATATGGAGGGGCGATACAAATTGCAGAGAAAGCGGTTGACGTCTTTGATATTGTTATTTCAACCGAGGAGGAAAAGAAAAAAATTGTTTCAAAAGCATTGTCTTTGCTGGCTGATGGACAGGTTATTATAATGAGTGGGGGAAGTACTAACTTGGTTTTTGCAAAGTTAATCCCTTCCGATTTGAAGGCGACTATTTATACCTATAGTTTACGAATCGCGATGCAATTATCGCAACATCCGAACATAGATTTGATATTTATAGGAGGTAAAATGCAGAAAAATGCAATGGTAACAATTGGAATGGATGTTATTCAGGTTTTGTCAAAGATTAAAGCTGATATTTGTTTTATTGGCGCCAGTAGTATCAATATAAAACAAGGTTTGACAGAGATTGGTTATGAGGTATCAATTGTAAAAAAAGCAATGATAGAATCCTCTGATAAAGTGGTTTCGATGTTTGCTTCGAATAAATTAAACACTAAAATGCCACATGTAGTTTGTGAACTCAATCAGTTAGATACTATAGTTACTGAGTTAGAACCTGAAGATGTTAGATTGGAGGAATATAGAAAAGCTGGAGTTTTTATATTGTAG